Proteins from a single region of Trichoderma asperellum chromosome 3, complete sequence:
- a CDS encoding uncharacterized protein (TransMembrane:1 (o493-515i)~EggNog:ENOG41) — protein sequence MDAGAEASLPTTNSSRAERPKLPTAKWGAACAPCATAKAKCIRSNDTPGAKCDRCERLLKECTNQIHRPRKKRQSKPSRTAQIEERLNGLVSLLKASGELSGTQPDPPSRDDTNEDRRTEGSSDGPSPLSSPSSAIPSITNQANTWIIDPSYNSFTPKSCICHPDTLDAPPPPEPDEVLLDFYRKNLQPVHPFVIVPPNITAAVLAVRRPFLMAAIRMVSSFRSIRSMRAQMYHLMKHLADYMLVRSEKSLDLLLGIIVMLGYQQYHCCLHGQLNNLITLASSLIGDMGLNRPPGLNERTRLMVVRPPEVNGRSNEERRAFAGAWYWASVISMNFQRVEPMRYNSYLSDCVQHLQEHSEYESDISLVYLVKIQRLTDRIAEFNSEDRATEETSPVPSAPVSAYILAFQNELNQIRDSMPKHLKEDKTFQLFLNSASLRLYEPPVVDKNLIRSLSKSLSSVSMAMDSPLDKIYRSSAVLTTWFNSWLALPISTYYFQTTAVGSHLVYALVMLARWARLSTPRAMFEGRTPMPDDPSANNPNLALYNSDMANVQCESGMASGKTDAPPERLPVRPDLEDSDLAAAVAVLRTQLQTQPGLMINIPEILSAICNRFEHANATFQLCSVDTERVNKNIWMMTALKVRITRAKLEKWAELVAEGGESLGQDDRTDGDQRMAEWQAVMHIPQTECTGLDDLGILATEYQQQPQAESNSWGHATNIPWTTDLLSGFDPSSLFDGYLDWNSVGMNATPPLER from the exons ATGGATGCTGGCGCTGAAGCCTCGCTGCCAACCACTAACAGCTCAAGAGCCGAGCGGCCAAAGCTGCCTACGGCCAAATGGGGAGCTGCCTGTGCGCCGTGTGCCACCGCAAAGGCGAAATGTATTCGATCCAACGACACGCCCGGAGCAAAGTGTGACAG GTGTGAGAGACTTTTGAAGGAGTGCACGAACCAGATTCATCGCCCGCGCAAGAAAAGACAGTCCAAACCCTC CCGAACAGCGCAGATCGAAGAGCGGCTCAACGGCCTGGTTAGTCTTCTGAAAGCGTCTGGAGAGCTTTCCGGAACTCAACCTGACCCACCCTCGCGAGACGACACCAACGAAGACCGCAGGACTGAAGGCTCATCTGATGGCCCGTCCCCGCTCTCAAGCCCGTCGAGTGCCATTCccagcatcaccaaccagGCCAATACTTGGATTATAGATCCGTCGTACAACTCATTCACGCCGAAATCATGCATCTGCCACCCAGACACTCTGGacgcgccgccgcctccggaGCCGGACGAGGTTCTTCTCGATTTCTACCGGAAGAATCTCCAACCCGTCCACCCCTTCGTCATAGTCCCGCCCAATATCACCGCAGCTGTTTTGGCGGTAAGGAGACCGTTCCTAATGGCAGCTATCCGAATGGTTAGCTCGTTTCGAAGCATACGATCGATGAGAGCGCAGATGTATCACCTGATGAAGCACCTCGCAGATTACATGCTTGTGCGCTCGGAAAAGTCCCTGGATCTGTTATTAGGGATCATAGTCATGCTTGGATATCAGCAATATCACTGTTGCCTCCACGGACAGCTGAACAACCTGATTACTCTAGCCAGCAGCTTGATTGGTGACATGGGCTTGAATAGGCCTCCAGGATTAAACGAGCGAACCCGTTTGATGGTTGTACGTCCACCAGAGGTGAATGGCCGTAGTAACGAAGAGAGGCGAGCATTTGCAGGGGCATGGTACTGGGCATCCGT AATTTCGATGAATTTTCAAAGAGTTGAACCGATGAGATACAACAGCTACCTTTCAGACTGTGTGCAACATTTACAAGAGCACTCGGAATACGAAAGCGATATTTCTCTAGTTTACCTTGTCAAGATACAGAGATTGACGGATCGCATCGCCGAATTCAACTCCGAAGACAGGGCTACTGAGGAAACCTCTCCAGTGCCTTCTGCTCCTGTCTCGGCCTACATTTTGGCGTTCCAAAACGAACTCAACCAAATTCGCGACTCCATGCCTAAACATCTGAAGGAAGACA AGACTTTTCAGCTCTTTCTAAACAGTGCCAGCCTTCGCCTGTATGAGCCGCCTGTTGTCGACAAAAATCTGATCCGTTCACTATCCAAGTCGCTTTCTTCTGTGTCCATGGCTATGGATTCGCCACTCGACAAAATCTACCGATCAAGTGCCGTTCTTACAACATGGTTCAACTCCTGGCTTGCTCTCCCCATCTCCACCTATTATTTTCAAACCACGGCAGTCGGTTCACATCTCGTCTACGCTCTTGTTATGCTAGCTCGCTGGGCAAGGTTATCGACTCCAAGAGCCATGTTCGAAGGCAGGACACCAATGCCAGACGACCCGAGCGCAAATAACCCAAATCTTGCTTTATATAACTCTGACATGGCCAATGTGCAGTGCGAATCTGGCATGGCATCAGGCAAGACCGATGCACCTCCTGAACGTTTGCCTGTGCGTCCCGATTTAGAAGATTCTGACCTTGCGGCTGCTGTGGCCGTATTACGAACGCAGCTACAAACACAGCCTGGCCTAATGATCAACATCCCCGAGATCCTCTCAGCGATATGTAACCGCTTTGAACATGCCAACGCAACCTTCCAATTATGCTCGGTAGACACAGAAAGAGTCAACAAAAATATTTGGATGATGACTGCTCTGAAAGTTCGCATCACAAGAGCCAAGCTGGAGAAATGGGCAGAACTAGTGGctgaaggaggagaaagccTTGGTCAAGATGATCGAACAGACGGAGATCAAAGAATGGCAGAATGGCAAGCAGTGATGCATATACCGCAAACGGAATGCACGGGCCTAGACGATCTAGGAATTTTAGCGACTGAGTATCAACAGCAGCCCCAAGCAGAAAGTAATTCATGGGGGCATGCGACAAACATTCCGTGGACTACCGATTTACTTTCTGGTTTTGATCCAAGTAGCTTGTTTGATGGATATCTGGATTGGAATTCAGTTGGCATGAATGCTACACCTCCTTTGGAAAGATGA
- a CDS encoding uncharacterized protein (BUSCO:EOG092D3J3N), whose translation MSTAKAPGDAGPDSAGPAAGRPRAGSMRRPLQPLDIPIIRHLNSKRVILASASPRRKQLLQQIGFTNLEITPSTKPEDLDKKAYGPWEYVATTAHNKCLDVYTTSLETNLASIPDPALVIAADTIIVTRDGRILEKPRSEADHIRMLKILRDTRMHRVLTSVTVLAPREDARAPGYDIQSHTEETKVYFWEEGNGLPDDVIEAYVKTREGVDKAGGYGIQGIAGMLLVEKIEGSVDNVIGLPVKRTLTLAEKVVFQQDRDEFDDEGSASE comes from the exons ATGTCGACCGCGAAAGCTCCAGGTGACGCCGGCCCGGACTCTGCCGGCCCAGCCGCTGGGCGTCCTCGAGCCGGATCTATGCGCAGGCCGCTGCAGCCCCTTGATATTCCCATTATCAGGCATCTTAACTCAAAGAGAGTAATTCTGGCATCCGCCTCTCCACGGAGGAAacagcttctgcagcag ATCGGCTTCACTAATCTGGAGATTACTCCATCAACCAAACCTGAGGATCTGGACAAAAAGGCGTATGGACCTTGGGAATATGTCGCCACTACCGCTCACAACAAGTGTCTTGACGTTTACACCACAAGCTTAGAGACCAATCTTGCATCCATCCCTGATCCTGCTCTTGTTATTGCCGCTGATACCATTATTGTCACTCGTGATGGCCGCATCCTGGAGAAGCCTCGGAGCGAGGCAGACCACATCAGGATGCTCAAGATCCTACGTGACACGCGCATGCACAGAGTTTTGACTTCAGTTACGGTGCTGGCTCCGCGAGAAGATGCCAGGGCTCCGGGCTATGACATCCAATCCCATACAGAGGAGACCAAGGTTTACTTTTGGGAAGAAGGGAACGGACTGCCCGATGATGTGATTGAGGCTTACGTCAAAACCCGAGAAGGCGTCGACAAGGCTGGTGGATACGGAATCCAAGGCATTGCAGGCATGCTGTTGGTGGAGAAGATTGAGGGAAGCGTTGATAATGTAATCGGGCTGCCTGTGAAGCGAACTTTGACCCTGGCAGAGAAGGTTGTCTTCCAGCAAGATCGAGACGAGTTTGACGATGAAGGATCAGCTTCAGAATGA
- a CDS encoding uncharacterized protein (EggNog:ENOG41), with protein sequence MLRRAAALPRHAAVLTNATPHFPAHRIPSIRRPISFLPWRNKPASEGLPVYFARPSSSPKPGAFRRQLGRALFTTMAAYACWQIFATVVFDPLLDWADHEWEALSEKEKKEMEDMADEDEPILFLPFPFTTKEVRQPPYKGSDPEWATFIAVNKDRQLQKDIQMGLAELIRRGVERNPAYVQLLGGRDIKLKKLWLDIIYPPAPPPKHYVSGIIIDDDGIFWGDRPMDSLAANHLNTAIYPKAVALSVWTFIDSLTRQTAQDIAKALGFNTPPPPEATWQAAILKRIKEQGELGTTGKQTVRVPGQPEKANFPLHTGISEIPGTPFSGVSQVDPRIQAALQAATVTFTKNWQPAKQPPSRGCIRVDGLVELQGKSAVMAVYVLGWYDPKQRKYMGVQTGLKHLIQLKQRPAGGS encoded by the exons ATGCTCCGGCGCGCAGCGGCCCTTCCGCGACACGCAGCCGTCTTAACGAATGCGACGCCGCATTTCCCCGCCCATCGCATCCCTTCTATTAGACGGCCGATATCGTTTCTACCATGGCGGAATAAACCAGCATCGGAGGGCCTCCCGGTTTATTTTGCGCGACCCAGCAGCTCACCTAAACCGGGTGCCTTCCGACGCCAGTTAGG CCGCGCACTTTTCACAACAATGGCTGCGTATGCCTGTTGGCAAATCTTCGCTACCGTTGTCTTTGATCCACTATTAGACTGGGCAGATCACGAATGGGAGGCTTTAtcggagaaggaaaagaaagagatggaagacATGGCGGATGAGGACGAACCTATACTCTTCCTTCCGTTCCCATTTACGACGAAGGAGGTCCGACAGCCACCGTACAAGGGCTCGGATCCCGAGTGGGCGACATTTATCGCTGTTAATAAAGATCGGCAGTTGCAAAAAGACATCCAGA TGGGGCTGGCAGAACTTATAAGACGAGGAGTTGAGAGAAATCCCGCCTATGTTCAATTGCTTGGCGGTCGagatattaaacttaaaaaattgTGGCTGGATATTATTTATCCTCCTGCACCACCTCCTAAACACTATGTTTCTGG CATAATTATTGATGACGACGGCATCTTCTGGGGCGATCGGCCGATGGATTCGTTGGCCGCAAACCACCTTAATACGGCCATATATCCCAAGGCGGTAGCATTATCAGTGTGGACGTTTATCGATTCATTGACCAGACAAACAGCCCAAGACATTGCCAAAGCCTTGGGTTTCAACACACCACCTCCACCCGAGGCCACATGGCAGGCTGCCATCCTGAAGCGCATTAAGGAACAAGGTGAACTCGGAACAACTGGCAAACAAACCGTCAGAGTCCCAGGACAACCAGAGAAGGCAAATTTCCCTCTTCACACCGGAATCAGCGAAATCCCTGGCACACCGTTTAGTGGCGTAAGCCAAGTCGATCCACGAATTCAAGCGGCCCTCCAAGCAGCTACTGTAACGTTTACGAAAAACTGGCAGCCTGCAAAGCAGCCACCAAGCAGAGGCTGTATCAGAGTTGATGGACTTGTGGAGTTGCAGGGGAAGTCCGCGGTCATGGCTGTGTATGTCTTGGGATGGTACGACCCAAAGCAACGAAAGTATATGGGCGTCCAGACTGGACTGAAGCATCTAATACAGCTGAAGCAGAGACCGGCAGGCGGGAGTTAA
- a CDS encoding uncharacterized protein (EggNog:ENOG41~BUSCO:EOG092D0RR7), producing MSFAIEVPGDAAPLSLEELCRTLHAATTASDHVQRQAAGQQLTTWESQPGYYSSLQSVFLDKSLPLEIRFLAIIQIKNGIDKCWRLHAHLKNGIPAEEKSLIRSRLFQGSVEEEEKHLALHNALVIAKIIRIDYPEDWPDALPSIINLLRSTRNANQYHLYGTLLVLLQVIKEMGTARLRKSQTALQSVTPEIVYVLSEIYSDKSSIWINYLSTGQGNSDEANLAMMNSLSALKTLRRLISVGYARPHADSSVSQFWTLSQNQFGQFLGFVDSGVPEPYQDLVGKHLLQFSKFHIDQAEHFPASFAFLPNSLSLVNAYWDLISKFAEVFASSGGIRQGSGDSGAKSKTEGPLMEKLALKGLLLLRACVRIAFSQVQTFKYRTQETKAELEEAKNIVRTELFKDDLVIQMVNTIITHLFVFRRSDLEAWEEDPEDWEQQEQHEGSAYEWEVRPCAEKLFLDLLTNFKDLLVPPLLSYFHNVQSPQTDIPTKEAVYTAMGLSAAHVVNQLDFDAVLASAIVNDAQQQGGLYKVLRRRIAILISLWAPVKLGESSRPIVYQIFQHFLSPADDTNDIVVRITAARQLRWVADEIDFNVEAFLPYTSDVLSNLVDLVQNVESDETKLAILESIRILVTRMEEQVSQFGDQLMTALPAVWQSTGTEEYMVKQAVIAIFSALVMSMGPEFQRYQNYMLPLLAEAARQGSDLHYNLIDESLELLNSILMQCKPPLSQEIINLAEMLLPLLEYQSETVSQALSAIESYVIIAPSAMLEDTLRRPMLTALSGTLDSKSREHVRIGTTCIEYLIRSAAELGGAQGISVLVGDMLETGFMNKILVNLHDAWEARQTTGPNRKQSKLNTITQGDYFAILARIILAEPNMFVQMLSTFGNIEDVWSWLSAEWFSYQSRMDNIDRQKLYLLALTRLLELNSPMQELVLGKLQDYLDLWINVIMDLQDGVVDGTDCLIWEAEVEEFEYDAPRLLVERESQHKDPIHCVNALQFVKARLQDLVARIGGQEVFHANWAVNVDKEVMDAFQRLMDGTSQ from the exons atgaGTTTCGCAATCGAAGTACCAGGCGACGCGGCTCCGCTGTCTCTAGAGGAGCTGTGCCGCACGCTGCACGCAGCAACCACTGCTTCAGATCACGTCCAACGACAGGCTGCCGGCCAGCAGCTCACTACCTGGGAATCACAGCCTGGCTATTATTCTTCGTTACAG TCGGTGTTTCTAGACAAGTCCTTGCCTCTCGAAATTCGATTTCTGGCGATAATACAGATTAAAAACGGCATAGATAAGTGTTGGAGATTGCATGCGCATTTAAAGAATGGAATACCTGCCGAAGAGAAGAGCTTGATTCGATCACGGTTGTTTCAGGGATcggtcgaggaagaggagaaacatCTTGCTTTACACAACGCCTTGGTCATTGCTAAAATAATCCGGATCGACTATCCTGAGGACTGGCCAGATGCGTTGCCCAGTATCATCAATCTCCTACGGTCCACTAGGAACGCCAATCAATATCATCTTTACGGCACGTTGCTGGTTCTGCTGCAAGTCATCAAAGAGATGGGGACTGCACGGCTCAGAAAGTCGCAAACAGCGCTGCAATCAGTTACGCCCGAGATTGTTTACGTTTTGTCGGAGATATACTCAGATAAATCATCAATATGGATCAACTACTTGAGCACTGGACAGGGAAATAGCGATGAAGCCAATCTGGCCATGATGAACAGTCTCTCGGCATTAAAGACCCTCCGTCGCCTCATCAGTGTTGGCTACGCGCGGCCTCACGCCGACAGCTCAGTAAGCCAGTTCTGGACACTGTCTCAAAACCAGTTTGGCCAATTCCTTGGCTTTGTCGACTCTGGCGTGCCAGAACCATACCAAGACTTGGTGGGGAAGCATCTCCTCCAATTCTCCAAGTTCCACATCGACCAAGCCGAGCATTTTCCTGCTAGCTTCGCTTTTCTGCCCAATTCGCTATCCCTTGTCAATGCGTACTGGGACCTCATTTCGAAATTTGCTGAAGTCTTTGCTTCGTCTGGTGGTATCCGTCAGGGTTCTGGAGATTCAGGAGCCAAGAGCAAGACAGAAGGCCCTCTCATGGAAAAGCTTGCTTTGAAAGggttgcttcttcttcgtgcTTGTGTTAGAATCGCGTTTTCGCAAGTACAAACATTCAAGTACCGGACGCAAGAGACAAAAGCTGAACtagaagaggcaaagaatATTGTGAGGACGGAGCTATTCAAAGATGATTTAGTAATACAAATGGTCAACACTATCATCACCCACTTGTTTGTCTTCCGCAGATCGGATCTTGAGGCTTGGGAAGAAGATCCCGAAGATTGGGAGCAACAGGAGCAGCACGAAGGTAGTGCGTATGAATGGGAAGTTCGCCCATGTGCCGAGAAGCTGTTCTTGGATCTACTCACCAATTTCAAGGATCTCTTGGTGCCACCGCTGCTATCATATTTCCACAATGTACAGTCTCCTCAAACTGATATTCCTACAAAGGAGGCCGTTTATACGGCCATGGGCCTTTCAGCAGCGCACGTGGTTAACCAGCTTGACTTTGACGCAGTGCTAGCGTCTGCCATTGTGAATGATGCTCAGCAACAAGGTGGTCTGTACAAGGTTCTACGGCGACGTATTGCCATCTTGATCAGTCTATGGGCACCAGTCAAATTAGGGGAATCTAGCCGGCCGATCGTATATCAGATTTTCCAACATTTTCTATCTCCAGCCGACGATACGAATGACATTGTGGTGAGGATTacagcagcaaggcagctCAGATGGGTGGCCGACGAGATTGACTTCAACGTCGAGGCTTTTCTGCCCTACACTTCGGATGTTCTCAGCAACCTCGTAGACCTTGTACAGAACGTGGAAAGCGACGAAACAAAGCTAGCTATCCTTGAATCCATCCGAATTCTGGTGACGCGAATGGAAGAGCAAGTAAGCCAGTTTGGAGACCAGCTCATGACTGCTCTGCCTGCTGTGTGGCAAAGCACAGGGACAGAAGAGTACATGGTTAAGCAAGCTGTGATTGCTATTTTTTCAGCCTTGGTTATGAGCATGGGCCCCGAGTTCCAACGTTATCAGAATTACATGCTTCCCTTACTagctgaagctgcaaggCAAGGCTCAGACTTACATTACAACCTCATTGACGAGTCATTGGAGCTCTTAAACTCCATTCTCATGCAATGCAAGCCTCCGCTTTCGCAAGAGATTATCAATTTGGCTGAGATGCTACTCCCGCTCCTTGAGTATCAGTCAGAAACAGTGTCACAAGCTTTGTCAGCTATTGAATCCTACGTGATCATCGCACCCTCGGCGATGCTGGAGGACACACTGAGACGACCGATGCTGACAGCGCTAAGCGGCACTCTGGATTCCAAGAGCCGAGAACATGTCCGCATAGGCACAACTTGCATTGAATACCTAATTCGGTCAGCGGCCGAACTTGGAGGCGCGCAGGGGATCTCGGTTCTCGTTGGAGACATGCTGGAAACAGGCTTCATGAACAAGATTCTAGTAAATCTCCATGACGCGTGGGAGGCTCGTCAAACCACAGGACCCAACAGAAAACAAAGCAAGCTCAATACGATCACGCAAGGTGACTACTTTGCGATTCTAGCTAGAATCATACTTGCTGAACCGAATATGTTTGTGCAGATGTTGAGCACGTTTGGAAATATCGAGGACGTATGGAGCTGGCTCTCCGCCGAATGGTTCTCCTACCAATCGAGGATGGATAATATCGATCGCCAGAAGCTCTACCTCCTGGCTCTAACCCGCCTGCTCGAGCTGAATTCGCCAATGCAGGAACTGGTGCTGGGTAAGCTGCAGGACTATTTAGATTTATGGATTAACGTTATCATGGATCTGCAAGACGGCGTAGTAGACGGCACGGATTGTCTGATTTGGGAGGCCGAAGTTGAGGAATTTGAGTATGATGCCCCCAGGTTGCTTGTAGAGCGGGAGAGCCAGCATAAAGATCCGATACACTGCGTCAACGCGCTGCAATTTGTAAAGGCTAGACTACAGGATTTGGTTGCTCGCATCGGTGGCCAGGAGGTTTTTCATGCGAATTGGGCGGTAAATGTGGACAAGGAGGTTATGGATGCTTTCCAGAGGCTTATGGATGGCACATCGCAGTGA
- a CDS encoding uncharacterized protein (EggNog:ENOG41) gives MAAIRMVSSFRSIRSMRAQMYHLMKHLADYMLVRSEKSLDLLLGIIVMLGYQQYHCCLHGQLNNLITLASSLIGDMGLNRPPGLNERTRLMVVRPPEVNGRSNEERRAFAGAWYWASVISMNFQRVEPMRYNSYLSDCVQHLQEHSEYESDISLVYLVKIQRLTDRIAEFNSEDRATEETSPVPSAPVSAYILAFQNELNQIRDSMPKHLKEDKTFQLFLNSASLRLYEPPVVDKNLIRSLSKSLSSVSMAMDSPLDKIYRSSAVLTTWFNSWLALPISTYYFQTTAVGSHLVYALVMLARWARLSTPRAMFEGRTPMPDDPSANNPNLALYNSDMANVQCESGMASGKTDAPPERLPVRPDLEDSDLAAAVAVLRTQLQTQPGLMINIPEILSAICNRFEHANATFQLCSVDTERVNKNIWMMTALKVRITRAKLEKWAELVAEGGESLGQDDRTDGDQRMAEWQAVMHIPQTECTGLDDLGILATEYQQQPQAESNSWGHATNIPWTTDLLSGFDPSSLFDGYLDWNSVGMNATPPLER, from the exons ATGGCAGCTATCCGAATGGTTAGCTCGTTTCGAAGCATACGATCGATGAGAGCGCAGATGTATCACCTGATGAAGCACCTCGCAGATTACATGCTTGTGCGCTCGGAAAAGTCCCTGGATCTGTTATTAGGGATCATAGTCATGCTTGGATATCAGCAATATCACTGTTGCCTCCACGGACAGCTGAACAACCTGATTACTCTAGCCAGCAGCTTGATTGGTGACATGGGCTTGAATAGGCCTCCAGGATTAAACGAGCGAACCCGTTTGATGGTTGTACGTCCACCAGAGGTGAATGGCCGTAGTAACGAAGAGAGGCGAGCATTTGCAGGGGCATGGTACTGGGCATCCGT AATTTCGATGAATTTTCAAAGAGTTGAACCGATGAGATACAACAGCTACCTTTCAGACTGTGTGCAACATTTACAAGAGCACTCGGAATACGAAAGCGATATTTCTCTAGTTTACCTTGTCAAGATACAGAGATTGACGGATCGCATCGCCGAATTCAACTCCGAAGACAGGGCTACTGAGGAAACCTCTCCAGTGCCTTCTGCTCCTGTCTCGGCCTACATTTTGGCGTTCCAAAACGAACTCAACCAAATTCGCGACTCCATGCCTAAACATCTGAAGGAAGACA AGACTTTTCAGCTCTTTCTAAACAGTGCCAGCCTTCGCCTGTATGAGCCGCCTGTTGTCGACAAAAATCTGATCCGTTCACTATCCAAGTCGCTTTCTTCTGTGTCCATGGCTATGGATTCGCCACTCGACAAAATCTACCGATCAAGTGCCGTTCTTACAACATGGTTCAACTCCTGGCTTGCTCTCCCCATCTCCACCTATTATTTTCAAACCACGGCAGTCGGTTCACATCTCGTCTACGCTCTTGTTATGCTAGCTCGCTGGGCAAGGTTATCGACTCCAAGAGCCATGTTCGAAGGCAGGACACCAATGCCAGACGACCCGAGCGCAAATAACCCAAATCTTGCTTTATATAACTCTGACATGGCCAATGTGCAGTGCGAATCTGGCATGGCATCAGGCAAGACCGATGCACCTCCTGAACGTTTGCCTGTGCGTCCCGATTTAGAAGATTCTGACCTTGCGGCTGCTGTGGCCGTATTACGAACGCAGCTACAAACACAGCCTGGCCTAATGATCAACATCCCCGAGATCCTCTCAGCGATATGTAACCGCTTTGAACATGCCAACGCAACCTTCCAATTATGCTCGGTAGACACAGAAAGAGTCAACAAAAATATTTGGATGATGACTGCTCTGAAAGTTCGCATCACAAGAGCCAAGCTGGAGAAATGGGCAGAACTAGTGGctgaaggaggagaaagccTTGGTCAAGATGATCGAACAGACGGAGATCAAAGAATGGCAGAATGGCAAGCAGTGATGCATATACCGCAAACGGAATGCACGGGCCTAGACGATCTAGGAATTTTAGCGACTGAGTATCAACAGCAGCCCCAAGCAGAAAGTAATTCATGGGGGCATGCGACAAACATTCCGTGGACTACCGATTTACTTTCTGGTTTTGATCCAAGTAGCTTGTTTGATGGATATCTGGATTGGAATTCAGTTGGCATGAATGCTACACCTCCTTTGGAAAGATGA
- a CDS encoding uncharacterized protein (EggNog:ENOG41~TransMembrane:1 (n3-14c18/19o335-357i)~SECRETED:SignalP(1-17)), with amino-acid sequence MKVTLGFAAAFVGCVAASQPNADVYILPNRESSSPPSVSSNVARLIALQRLSSGRSISVNEIPKDADVENVASLLIEFGKPIPSIFDEAADEPNQLIIAIKGMTEEQIRDTREKLNVQPAFTIPDVPSVDPLQWITDFNPADYHGAANPQKCSFDEIINPLDERCWAGRTMFAEYDIQKGPQTLGDVIHSFSRLDSLAKIGEMQTTLFLLPDVSGHSGSKQGTGQQQELRRRQAERVLNSFHKAAHVEQTSPAPNNILRTPSKAIPACFDSLDSCVTGTGNCSHQGQCLNKYGSADAGGSTCFACHCLSTRTGEDGALTHWAGPTCAKKDISVPFWLFAGFTLLMLGILSLSVTMLYNVGDEKLPGVIGAGVSKSK; translated from the exons ATGAAGGTCACGCTGGGCTTTGCCGCAGCCTTTGTTGGCTGTGTTGCAGCTTCGCAGCCTAATGCCGATGTCTATATTTTGCCGAATCGCGAATcctcgtcgccgccgtccGTCTCCAGCAACGTCGCCCGACTGATTGCATTACAACGACTTTCCTCCGGTCGAAGCATTTCCGTCAATGAAATCCCGAAAGACGCTGATGTCGAAAACGTGGCCTCGTTGCTTATCGAATTTGGGAAGCCGATCCCTTCGATATTCGATGAAGCCGCCGATGAGCCCAACCAGCTGATTATTGCGATAAAGGGAATGACAGAGGAACAAATCAGGGATACAAGAGAAAAGCTGAACGTGCAGCCTGCATTCACTATCCCGGACGTCCCTTCTGTTGATCCACTACAATGGATCACGGATTTCAACCCTGCCGACTATCATGGCGCGGCGAACCCCCAGAAGTGCTCTTTTGATGAAATAATTAATCCCCTCGATGAGCGATGCTGGGCCGGAAGGACTATGTTTGCCGAATATGATATTCAAAAG GGACCGCAGACCTTGGGCGATGTGATCCATAGCTTCTCTCGACTCGACTCTCTTGCCAAGATTGGCGAGATGCAAACTACTTTGTTCCTCCTCCCAGATGTCAGCGGCCATTCGGGCTCAAAGCAAGGGACCGGCCAGCAACAGGAGCTTCGTCGCCGCCAGGCAGAGAGGGTGCTCAATTCATTTCACAAGGCAGCCCATGTGGAACAGACCTCGCCAGCACCTAACAATATCCTCAGAACCCCCTCAAAGGCTATTCCCGCTTGCTTCGACTCTCTGGATAGCTGCGTCACAGGCACTGGAAATTGCTCGCACCAGGGACAATGCCTAAACAAGTATGGATCTGCGGATGCTGGTGGTTCAACTTGTTTTGCATGCCACTGCCTTAGCACCAGGACAGGCGAAGATGGCGCCCTAACTCATTGGGCAGGACCTACATGCGCTAAGAAAGATATAAGCGTTCCGTTCTGGTTGTTTGCTGGCTTCACTTTGCTTATGCTGGGAATATTGTCACTCTCTGTCACAATGCTTTACAATGTGGGCGACGAGAAGCTGCCAGGTGTCATTGGGGCTGGAGTTTCTAAGTCAAAATAA